One Oryza glaberrima chromosome 11, OglaRS2, whole genome shotgun sequence genomic region harbors:
- the LOC127754422 gene encoding disease resistance protein RPM1-like isoform X1: MQVYWVTWKREKEGKRKMVATHDNAQMAEAVLLALRKIGNVLADQAAKDLLAKLSEKINNLRDLDEKIEKMRMQLTTMNNVIRQIGTTYLTNEVVRGWIGEVRKVAYRVEDVMDKYSYYSVQMDEEWFLKKVFIKGSHYVIVFSQIADEVVKIEKEIEQVIQIKDQWLPLCQLVPDPLTEMERQRSQDSFPELVKDEDLVGIEDNRRLLTEWLYSNDMGNKVITVSGMGGLGKTTLVTNIYEREKINFSAHAWMVVSQTYTVEVLLRKLLRKVGYTGNVDEKDAYDLKEEIKRTLKDRKCLIVLDDVWDQEAYFKIRDAIEGNQASRVIITTRKNHVAALASSTCRLDLQPLGDTQAFYLFCRRAFYSNKDHECPDELVKIATSIVERCQGLPLAIVSIGSLLSSRPRTHYVWNQTYKQLRSELSKNNHVRAILNMSYHDLSGELRNCFLYCSLFPEDYPISCESLVRLWIAEGFVQSKESNTPEVVAEENLMELIYRNMLQVKENDELGRVSTCTMHDIVRDLALSVAKEEKFGSANDLGTMIHIDKDVRRLSSYEWKHSAGTAPKLPRLRTLVSLAAISSSPDMLSSIFESSYLTVLELQDSEITQVPPSIGNLFNLRYIGLRRTKVKSLPDSIEKLLNLHTLDMKQTKIEKLPRGITKIKKLRHLFADRCVDEKQSEFRYFVGMQAPKDLSNLKELQTLETVEASKDLAEQLKKLIQLKSVWIENINSADCDNIFATLSNMPLLSSLLLSARNENEPLSFEALKPSSTELHRLIVRGQWAKSTLDYPIFRSHSTHLKYLSLSWCHLGEDPLGMLASNLSDLTYLKLNNMQSAATLVLRAKAFPKLKTLALRQMPDVKQIKIMDGALPCIEGLYIVLLPKLDKVPQGIESLNSLKKLSLLNLHKDFKIQWNGNEMHKKMLHVAEIRV, from the exons atgcAAGTATATTGGGTaacgtggaagagagagaaagaaggaaaaagaaagatggttgctacgcatgacaacg CACAAATGGCGGAGGCTGTACTCCTCGCTCTCAGAAAGATCGGTAATGTTTTAGCGGATCAAGCTGCCAAGGACTTGCTTGccaaactgtcagaaaaaattaataatctaAGGGATCTGGATGAGAAGATTGAGAAAATGAGGATGCAATTGACAACCATGAATAATGTTATACGACAGATAGGCACAACATACCTCACAAATGAAGTCGTCAGGGGTTGGATTGGGGAGGTGAGGAAGGTGGCCTATCGTGTTGAAGACGTCATGGACAAATACTCATACTACTCAGTGCAGATGGATGAAGAATGGTTTCTTAAAAAGGTCTTCATAAAAGGATCACATTATGTTATCGTATTCAGTCAAATTGCTGATGAGGTAGTCAAGATAGAGAAGGAAATCGAGCAAGTTATACAAATCAAGGATCAGTGGTTGCCGCTGTGCCAACTTGTTCCTGACCCACTCACTGAGATGGAAAGACAGAGGTCCCAAGACAGCTTCCCAGAACTTGTGAAAGATGAAGATCTTGTGGGGATTGAAGACAACAGGAGACTGCTGACTGAATGGCTGTACTCTAATGACATGGGCAACAAGGTGATAACGGTGTCAGGTATGGGTGGACTGGGGAAAACCACACTGGTCACAAATATTTATGAACGTGAAAAGATCAACTTCTCTGCTCATGCGTGGATGGTCGTGTCTCAAACCTACACTGTGGAAGTCTTGTTAAGAAAGCTGCTTAGAAAAGTTGGTTACACTGGTAACGTTGATGAAAAGGATGCATATGATTTGAAAGAGGAAATAAAGCGAACACTCAAAGATAGGAAATGCTTGATTGTGCTGGATGATGTCTGGGACCAAGAAGCATACTTCAAGATACGTGATGCAATCGAGGGCAACCAAGCAAGTCGTGTGATTATCACTACACGGAAGAATCATGTTGCAGCTCTTGCTTCCTCAACATGTCGCCTTGATCTGCAGCCACTGGGTGATACTCAAGCCTTTTATCTATTCTGCAGACGGGCATTTTATAGCAACAAGGACCATGAGTGTCCCGATGAGCTTGTGAAAATTGCCACATCTATAGTAGAACGCTGTCAGGGCCTACCACTAGCCATTGTCTCAATAGGCAGCCTCTTGTCTTCAAGACCACGGACACACTATGTTTGGAATCAAACATACAAACAGCTTAGAAGTGAGCTATCAAAGAACAATCATGTTCGAGCTATTTTAAATATGAGCTACCATGACCTATCAGGAGAACTCAGAAACTGTTTTCTGTACTGCAGCTTATTCCCAGAAGACTACCCGATTTCCTGTGAGAGCCTTGTGCGACTGTGGATTGCAGAAGGCTTTGTCCAAAGCAAAGAGAGCAACACACCAGAGGTGGTAGCTGAGGAAAATCTCATGGAACTGATATATCGGAATATGCTTCAGGTTAAGGAGAATGATGAGCTAGGTAGGGTGTCTACCTGTACAATGCATGATATTGTGCGAGACCTAGCCCTTTCTGTTGCTAAAGAGGAGAAGTTTGGCTCTGCAAATGATTTGGGCACAATGATACATATTGATAAAGATGTTCGTCGTCTATCATCTTATGAATGGAAACATAGTGCTGGTACTGCTCCAAAACTTCCACGTCTGCGAACCCTAGTATCACTTGCGGCAATTTCATCTTCCCCAGACATGTTGTCCTCAATTTTTGAATCAAGCTACCTTACTGTTCTTGAGCTTCAAGATTCAGAAATCACTCAAGTTCCACCATCTATAGGGAATTTGTTTAATCTACGTTACATTGGCTTACGGAGGACCAAGGTTAAGTCACTCCCAGACTCCATTGAAAAGTTGCTGAACCTCCACACTCTGGACATGAAGCAAACAAAGATAGAGAAGCTACCACGAGGAATCACTAAAATCAAGAAGCTAAGACACTTGTTTGCTGATAGATGTGTTGACGAGAAGCAGTCGGAGTTCCGATACTTTGTAGGAATGCAGGCACCTAAAGATCTATCCAACCTGAAAGAACTACAAACTCTGGAGACTGTTGAAGCCAGCAAGGACTTAGCTGAGCAGTTGAAGAAACTCATACAACTAAAAAGTGTATGGATTGAAAACATAAACTCTGCTGATTGTGATAATATTTTTGCTACACTGTCAAATATGCCGCTACTTTCCAGTTTGCTTCTTTCTGCAAGGAATGAGAATGAGCCACTTTCTTTTGAGGCTCTCAAGCCAAGTTCCACAGAACTCCACAGGTTAATTGTCAGAGGGCAATGGGCCAAGAGTACATTGGACTACCCGATATTCCGTAGCCACAGTACACATCTCAAATATTTATCCCTAAGCTGGTGTCATCTCGGGGAAGATCCACTGGGGATGCTTGCGTCGAACTTGTCGGACCTCACTTATCTAAAACTGAACAACATGCAGAGTGCAGCAACATTAGTTCTTCGTGCAAAGGCATTCCCCAAACTAAAGACTCTTGCCTTGAGGCAGATGCCTGATGTCAAGCAGATAAAGATCATGGATGGCGCCCTTCCATGCATTGAAGGTTTGTACATTGTGTTGCTGCCGAAGCTGGACAAGGTCCCTCAAGGCATCGAGTCCCTTAACTCCCTGAAGAAGCTCTCCCTGTTGAACCTGCATAAAGACTTCAAAATCCAATGGAATGGTAATGAGATGCACAAGAAGATGCTGCATGTTGCAGAAATCCGTGTCTAG
- the LOC127754422 gene encoding disease resistance protein RPM1-like isoform X2 → MAEAVLLALRKIGNVLADQAAKDLLAKLSEKINNLRDLDEKIEKMRMQLTTMNNVIRQIGTTYLTNEVVRGWIGEVRKVAYRVEDVMDKYSYYSVQMDEEWFLKKVFIKGSHYVIVFSQIADEVVKIEKEIEQVIQIKDQWLPLCQLVPDPLTEMERQRSQDSFPELVKDEDLVGIEDNRRLLTEWLYSNDMGNKVITVSGMGGLGKTTLVTNIYEREKINFSAHAWMVVSQTYTVEVLLRKLLRKVGYTGNVDEKDAYDLKEEIKRTLKDRKCLIVLDDVWDQEAYFKIRDAIEGNQASRVIITTRKNHVAALASSTCRLDLQPLGDTQAFYLFCRRAFYSNKDHECPDELVKIATSIVERCQGLPLAIVSIGSLLSSRPRTHYVWNQTYKQLRSELSKNNHVRAILNMSYHDLSGELRNCFLYCSLFPEDYPISCESLVRLWIAEGFVQSKESNTPEVVAEENLMELIYRNMLQVKENDELGRVSTCTMHDIVRDLALSVAKEEKFGSANDLGTMIHIDKDVRRLSSYEWKHSAGTAPKLPRLRTLVSLAAISSSPDMLSSIFESSYLTVLELQDSEITQVPPSIGNLFNLRYIGLRRTKVKSLPDSIEKLLNLHTLDMKQTKIEKLPRGITKIKKLRHLFADRCVDEKQSEFRYFVGMQAPKDLSNLKELQTLETVEASKDLAEQLKKLIQLKSVWIENINSADCDNIFATLSNMPLLSSLLLSARNENEPLSFEALKPSSTELHRLIVRGQWAKSTLDYPIFRSHSTHLKYLSLSWCHLGEDPLGMLASNLSDLTYLKLNNMQSAATLVLRAKAFPKLKTLALRQMPDVKQIKIMDGALPCIEGLYIVLLPKLDKVPQGIESLNSLKKLSLLNLHKDFKIQWNGNEMHKKMLHVAEIRV, encoded by the coding sequence ATGGCGGAGGCTGTACTCCTCGCTCTCAGAAAGATCGGTAATGTTTTAGCGGATCAAGCTGCCAAGGACTTGCTTGccaaactgtcagaaaaaattaataatctaAGGGATCTGGATGAGAAGATTGAGAAAATGAGGATGCAATTGACAACCATGAATAATGTTATACGACAGATAGGCACAACATACCTCACAAATGAAGTCGTCAGGGGTTGGATTGGGGAGGTGAGGAAGGTGGCCTATCGTGTTGAAGACGTCATGGACAAATACTCATACTACTCAGTGCAGATGGATGAAGAATGGTTTCTTAAAAAGGTCTTCATAAAAGGATCACATTATGTTATCGTATTCAGTCAAATTGCTGATGAGGTAGTCAAGATAGAGAAGGAAATCGAGCAAGTTATACAAATCAAGGATCAGTGGTTGCCGCTGTGCCAACTTGTTCCTGACCCACTCACTGAGATGGAAAGACAGAGGTCCCAAGACAGCTTCCCAGAACTTGTGAAAGATGAAGATCTTGTGGGGATTGAAGACAACAGGAGACTGCTGACTGAATGGCTGTACTCTAATGACATGGGCAACAAGGTGATAACGGTGTCAGGTATGGGTGGACTGGGGAAAACCACACTGGTCACAAATATTTATGAACGTGAAAAGATCAACTTCTCTGCTCATGCGTGGATGGTCGTGTCTCAAACCTACACTGTGGAAGTCTTGTTAAGAAAGCTGCTTAGAAAAGTTGGTTACACTGGTAACGTTGATGAAAAGGATGCATATGATTTGAAAGAGGAAATAAAGCGAACACTCAAAGATAGGAAATGCTTGATTGTGCTGGATGATGTCTGGGACCAAGAAGCATACTTCAAGATACGTGATGCAATCGAGGGCAACCAAGCAAGTCGTGTGATTATCACTACACGGAAGAATCATGTTGCAGCTCTTGCTTCCTCAACATGTCGCCTTGATCTGCAGCCACTGGGTGATACTCAAGCCTTTTATCTATTCTGCAGACGGGCATTTTATAGCAACAAGGACCATGAGTGTCCCGATGAGCTTGTGAAAATTGCCACATCTATAGTAGAACGCTGTCAGGGCCTACCACTAGCCATTGTCTCAATAGGCAGCCTCTTGTCTTCAAGACCACGGACACACTATGTTTGGAATCAAACATACAAACAGCTTAGAAGTGAGCTATCAAAGAACAATCATGTTCGAGCTATTTTAAATATGAGCTACCATGACCTATCAGGAGAACTCAGAAACTGTTTTCTGTACTGCAGCTTATTCCCAGAAGACTACCCGATTTCCTGTGAGAGCCTTGTGCGACTGTGGATTGCAGAAGGCTTTGTCCAAAGCAAAGAGAGCAACACACCAGAGGTGGTAGCTGAGGAAAATCTCATGGAACTGATATATCGGAATATGCTTCAGGTTAAGGAGAATGATGAGCTAGGTAGGGTGTCTACCTGTACAATGCATGATATTGTGCGAGACCTAGCCCTTTCTGTTGCTAAAGAGGAGAAGTTTGGCTCTGCAAATGATTTGGGCACAATGATACATATTGATAAAGATGTTCGTCGTCTATCATCTTATGAATGGAAACATAGTGCTGGTACTGCTCCAAAACTTCCACGTCTGCGAACCCTAGTATCACTTGCGGCAATTTCATCTTCCCCAGACATGTTGTCCTCAATTTTTGAATCAAGCTACCTTACTGTTCTTGAGCTTCAAGATTCAGAAATCACTCAAGTTCCACCATCTATAGGGAATTTGTTTAATCTACGTTACATTGGCTTACGGAGGACCAAGGTTAAGTCACTCCCAGACTCCATTGAAAAGTTGCTGAACCTCCACACTCTGGACATGAAGCAAACAAAGATAGAGAAGCTACCACGAGGAATCACTAAAATCAAGAAGCTAAGACACTTGTTTGCTGATAGATGTGTTGACGAGAAGCAGTCGGAGTTCCGATACTTTGTAGGAATGCAGGCACCTAAAGATCTATCCAACCTGAAAGAACTACAAACTCTGGAGACTGTTGAAGCCAGCAAGGACTTAGCTGAGCAGTTGAAGAAACTCATACAACTAAAAAGTGTATGGATTGAAAACATAAACTCTGCTGATTGTGATAATATTTTTGCTACACTGTCAAATATGCCGCTACTTTCCAGTTTGCTTCTTTCTGCAAGGAATGAGAATGAGCCACTTTCTTTTGAGGCTCTCAAGCCAAGTTCCACAGAACTCCACAGGTTAATTGTCAGAGGGCAATGGGCCAAGAGTACATTGGACTACCCGATATTCCGTAGCCACAGTACACATCTCAAATATTTATCCCTAAGCTGGTGTCATCTCGGGGAAGATCCACTGGGGATGCTTGCGTCGAACTTGTCGGACCTCACTTATCTAAAACTGAACAACATGCAGAGTGCAGCAACATTAGTTCTTCGTGCAAAGGCATTCCCCAAACTAAAGACTCTTGCCTTGAGGCAGATGCCTGATGTCAAGCAGATAAAGATCATGGATGGCGCCCTTCCATGCATTGAAGGTTTGTACATTGTGTTGCTGCCGAAGCTGGACAAGGTCCCTCAAGGCATCGAGTCCCTTAACTCCCTGAAGAAGCTCTCCCTGTTGAACCTGCATAAAGACTTCAAAATCCAATGGAATGGTAATGAGATGCACAAGAAGATGCTGCATGTTGCAGAAATCCGTGTCTAG